AATTTTGGATGTGCCGAATTCAATTACCGCAATGCTTTTTGCCATTATTTATGTTTCCCCAATATAGTATACTATTATAAAAAGCCCAATATATCTTATACTATATATCTGTCACAGATGTTTGTAAATAATAAAAATCAAAAATTATCCATTTTCTGGACTATAGTATGCAGTTTCGCCTGTCGACACATCTATTGTTCCGCTTGTTATACTTTGCTCACTTAGATTATCAAGAACGCCTTTAATCCATTGCATTTTTTTCTCTACATTGTCAGATTGTCCAAACTTTATCTTTATCCCACCTGATTCTTGTAAAACTATATTATTTATATTTGATAAATCAATACTTGTTATCACGCCGTTTAAAGATCCCTCGTATATACCGGATAATATCTCCGTAACTGCGTTGAATCTCAATTCATCGCTAAAATTTATCTTATCTCCTATCTCATATTTAGCTACGTCTATCCCGTTTATGATTATTAAGCTATTCTCTTCGTCTGCTTTGGCTACTTTAAGGACATATCCGTTTATATCTATGTAAATATACATATTTACTGCTTTAACGGCAGCTGCTTCTGTCCTTTCTTTTATATTGATTGACACTTCATTCGGATATTTAATATCTAGCGATACAAATTCCAAATAAGGATCTGATTCTATGTTTTTTTCAATTTTATTTTTATTTATTTTAAACAGGTGCTCGCCTATGTTGATTTTTGAAAGCTCTACTACATAATCTGAGGATACCGTCTCAATGCCCGTTACCTCAATTTTTGCAACTCTAAGTACCTTATATCCTATAAACGTAATTCCGCTTAGGATAAGGATCAAAACCAGTACTATTAAGGCTGCCCTGCCTCTTCCTTTTTTTAATTTCTTCTTTTTCTTTTGTTTTACCACTACTAAAAGTCCTTTTTAGTTTAAGTTACCCTTTGAATGTCCGCGCCTACGCTATTTAATACCCTTTCCAGATGTTCATATCCCCTATCTAGTAGTTGTATATTCTCAATTACTGTCTGGCCTTTTGCCGCAAGCCCTGCTAATACCATTGCCGCAGCCCCTCTTAGGTCCATAGCCCTTACTTCTGTACCATATAGGTCATTTACGCCTTTTATAATAGCAACGTTATTCTTAAGCATTATATTTGCTCCCATACGGGTAAGTTCTCCTAAATGCTTGAACCTATTATCAAATACATTTTCAATTATGATACTCGTACCTTCCGCTATTGAAGCTGCTGCACACATCTGAGATTGCATATCCGTCGGGAATCCTGGGTATGGGGCTGTCTCTATTAAGTGCAGTTCCTTCATCCGTTTATCTGCGCATACATGCACTGTATAATCGTCTTCTATATCTATTGATACTCCTGCCTCACGCAGTTTGTTTATTAAAAGCATATTGTGTTTTACTATGCAGTTTTCTACTGTCAGGTCGCCTAGCGTCATAACTGCTGCTAGCATATAAGTTCCGGCAACTATTCTATCAGACTGACAATCGTAGACTACCCCCGATAATTTTTCAGCCCCATTGACTATTATAGTATCTGTCCCTGCACCAAAGACCCTTGCACCAGCCATATTTAAAAATCGCTGTAATTCTACTATCTCTGGTTCCCTAGCTGCATTTCTGATTATTGTCTTGCCTTTTGCCTTTATACCTGCCATCATAATATTTTCTGTTGCGCCAACGCTTGGATAATCTAGCTGTATATCGCTTCCGATAACTTGATCTGTATTACAGTTTATGTATCCAAACTCTTCCTCGATAGTAATATTTAATTTTCTAAGTCCATTTAAATGAAGGTCGATGGGCCGGTTCCCTATTTCACATCCACCCGGGTATGTGAACTTGGCCTTGCCGAATCTGCCGATCACCGATCCTAAAAGAAATATCGATGACCTTATTTCTTTTGCCTGTTTATCTGGGATCTTCCACACGTTTGCAGTCCTTGGGTCTATCGTTAATTCATCTTCGCTCTCAACTACACTACATCCCGTATGCCTTAAAATATCTAGCATATTGTAAAAATCCGATATCTTTGGATAAGACCTTATTACAGCCGGGCCGTCTAACAACAGACACGCCGCCAGTATAGGCAAAATAGCGTTTTTAGAACCATGAACGCGTATACTCCCACAAAGACGTTTTCCCCCATTTACTATAAATTTTGGCATGATAACACCTCCATGAACAACAACCAAAGCATAGAATATACTATGCAATCGTTCATTAAGACGTTACCTGACGAGCATACTACCCTTTCTCACACTGCCTTGAAATATTAAGTAAAATTCCGATGGACGCCATAAAAATCATTAGCGAAGAATTACCCGCGCTTATGAACGGCAATGTTACCCCCGTCGGCGGAATTGAGCCTGTTACAACCGCGATATGGACTAAAACCTGTATCCCGATTATAGATACTATTCCGGTAGCTAATAAGGTTCCGAAAAGGTCCGGAGCCTTCAAGGCTATCTTTATACCTCTCCATATTAAAAACACAAAGACTAAAATAAGTGCTATCGCCCCTATAAACCCTATTTCTTCCGTTATTATAGAAAATATAAAATCCGATTCGCCATAAGGCAAATATAAGAACTTCTGCCTGCTGTTTCCTATGCCGCAGCCAAAAAGCCCGGAAGCACCTATCGCGTATAATGACTGTATAAGCTGGTACCCTTCATCCGAAGCGTATTGCCATGGATTTAAAAAGGCAAATATCCTGTCCATCCTGTAAGATTTGGCCATCATAAGCGCTGTCCCGCCTACGGCTCCTGCACCCGCAATGAGAGATAAATGAAGCCTTTTAGCCCCTCCTACCCACATCATTACAAAACCCATTAGAGCAATACATACTATTGCGCTAAAATTAGGCTGCAGATATAAAAGACCGCATACTATGCCTAATACCAGAAGATATGGAAAAATACCATA
The sequence above is drawn from the Eubacteriales bacterium genome and encodes:
- a CDS encoding FtsQ-type POTRA domain-containing protein is translated as MVKQKKKKKLKKGRGRAALIVLVLILILSGITFIGYKVLRVAKIEVTGIETVSSDYVVELSKINIGEHLFKINKNKIEKNIESDPYLEFVSLDIKYPNEVSINIKERTEAAAVKAVNMYIYIDINGYVLKVAKADEENSLIIINGIDVAKYEIGDKINFSDELRFNAVTEILSGIYEGSLNGVITSIDLSNINNIVLQESGGIKIKFGQSDNVEKKMQWIKGVLDNLSEQSITSGTIDVSTGETAYYSPENG
- the murA gene encoding UDP-N-acetylglucosamine 1-carboxyvinyltransferase; the encoded protein is MPKFIVNGGKRLCGSIRVHGSKNAILPILAACLLLDGPAVIRSYPKISDFYNMLDILRHTGCSVVESEDELTIDPRTANVWKIPDKQAKEIRSSIFLLGSVIGRFGKAKFTYPGGCEIGNRPIDLHLNGLRKLNITIEEEFGYINCNTDQVIGSDIQLDYPSVGATENIMMAGIKAKGKTIIRNAAREPEIVELQRFLNMAGARVFGAGTDTIIVNGAEKLSGVVYDCQSDRIVAGTYMLAAVMTLGDLTVENCIVKHNMLLINKLREAGVSIDIEDDYTVHVCADKRMKELHLIETAPYPGFPTDMQSQMCAAASIAEGTSIIIENVFDNRFKHLGELTRMGANIMLKNNVAIIKGVNDLYGTEVRAMDLRGAAAMVLAGLAAKGQTVIENIQLLDRGYEHLERVLNSVGADIQRVT
- the ftsW gene encoding putative lipid II flippase FtsW, with translation MRKKSMDYALLIATVILVAFGILMVFSASYYYAETKFSDGLYFFKKQILGAVVGFVAMIVLSFFDYKKLKKFRYIGLIIAIGLLAVVLVKGVGVNLNGSSRWLSIAGFSVQPSEIAKFALILFFAANMADKKDKMQTFKYGIFPYLLVLGIVCGLLYLQPNFSAIVCIALMGFVMMWVGGAKRLHLSLIAGAGAVGGTALMMAKSYRMDRIFAFLNPWQYASDEGYQLIQSLYAIGASGLFGCGIGNSRQKFLYLPYGESDFIFSIITEEIGFIGAIALILVFVFLIWRGIKIALKAPDLFGTLLATGIVSIIGIQVLVHIAVVTGSIPPTGVTLPFISAGNSSLMIFMASIGILLNISRQCEKG